A region from the Bos indicus isolate NIAB-ARS_2022 breed Sahiwal x Tharparkar chromosome 14, NIAB-ARS_B.indTharparkar_mat_pri_1.0, whole genome shotgun sequence genome encodes:
- the UQCRB gene encoding cytochrome b-c1 complex subunit 7 isoform X1 codes for MAGRPAVSASSRWLEGIRKWYYNAAGFNKLGLMRDDTIHENDDVKEAIRRLPENLYNDRVFRIKRALDLSMRQQILPKEQWTKYEEDKSYLEPYLKEVIRERKEREEWAKK; via the exons ATGGCGGGCCGGCCAGCTG tttcagcatcaagCAGGTGGCTGGAAGGTATTCGAAAATGGTATTACAACGCTGCCGGGTTCAATAAACTGG GCTTAATGCGAGATGACACAATACATGAGAATGATGATGTAAAAGAAGCCATAAGAAGGCTTCCTGAGAACCTTTATAATGACAGAGTGTTTCGCATTAAGAGAGCACTGGACCTCAGCATGAGGCAGCAGATCCTGCCTAAAGAGCAGTGGACAAAATATGAGGAG gaTAAATCCTACCTTGAACCGTATCTGAAAGAGGTTATtcgggaaagaaaagagagagaagaatgggCAAAGAAATAA
- the UQCRB gene encoding cytochrome b-c1 complex subunit 7 isoform X2, protein MRDDTIHENDDVKEAIRRLPENLYNDRVFRIKRALDLSMRQQILPKEQWTKYEEDKSYLEPYLKEVIRERKEREEWAKK, encoded by the exons ATGCGAGATGACACAATACATGAGAATGATGATGTAAAAGAAGCCATAAGAAGGCTTCCTGAGAACCTTTATAATGACAGAGTGTTTCGCATTAAGAGAGCACTGGACCTCAGCATGAGGCAGCAGATCCTGCCTAAAGAGCAGTGGACAAAATATGAGGAG gaTAAATCCTACCTTGAACCGTATCTGAAAGAGGTTATtcgggaaagaaaagagagagaagaatgggCAAAGAAATAA